The Sediminispirochaeta bajacaliforniensis DSM 16054 genome includes the window TCTTTGATCAAGGGGAAAATGCCGTTTTCAGGGGGACATGGAAGGCGGTCCTTTTTCTTCTGCCCACTATTTTGATCCTCATCGTCTTTCTCTACTTTCCGGCGTGGCATTCGCTGGTTATGAGTTTTTTCCGAAACAACCTCTTTCTTGGGACCCATACATTCATCGGCCTGGGAAATTACCGAAATCTCTTTACCGGCCCCCTGGCCCCGGCCTTTCTCCAAAGTCTGACCCAAACCTTGCTGATCAGCCTCCTCATTGTCTTCATAGGGATTTCTGCTTCCATTTTCCTGGCCATACAGGCAAACAAAAAGATCAAGGGCGGGACCGTGTACAGGATGCTGCTCATCTGGCCCTTTGCCCTCTCTCCTGCCGTAGCCGGGACCATCTTCCTCTTCATCTTCAATCCCGAGGTCGGTATCATGAACACCCTTCTCGATTTCCTCTTTTCGGTAAAACCTCGCTGGCTCGATTCGCCCCTGCTTGCGCTCACGCTCGTGGTCTTTGCCGCTGTATGGAAGTATCTTGGGTATAACATCGTCTTCTACCTGGCCGCTCTGCAGAACATCCCCACCGAACCCCTTGAAGCGGCCGATATTGACGGGGCAGGTGCGTGGAGAAAATTCTTCAATGTGCTGTATCCTCTCCTGAGCCCTACCACATTTTTTCTGGTCTTCACCAATATCAGCTACGCCTTTTTTGAGACCTTCGGACTTATCGATATCCTTACAACAGGGGGTCCCGTCGGCCCCCCGACAGTGCTGGATAAAACGGGAATCACCACCACCCTCATGTACAAGGTCTTTCAGGACGGCTTTGGGGGAAGCAGCAATATGGGTTTCGCGGCAGCAGAAAGCGTCATTCTGACCATCATGGTGGGGGTTGTTGCCTATTTCCAATTCTCATCCATGGGCAAGGGCATACACTATCAGGGGTAATAGTATGAATAAGAAAAAAAAGGGCGCGCTCTGGGTACACATTGTACTCTGTACGGCGGTGATTCTCGTCTGTTTTCCCATCGTATTTGCACTTATAAAATCGACTCAAAACACTGCTCAGGTTCTTTCCCCGTCGCTGAAGATCGGATCCAGTTTTTTTCACAATTTCAAGCGGGCCTTTTTCGACTATAAACTCTGGATCTACATGAAAAACTCTTTGGTAATCTCCGTATATGTTACCCTAGGAAAGATTATTCTCTCCTTTCTTGCGGCCTTCGCATTGGTCTACTTCAAATTCAAAGGCAAGAAAATCATCTTTATCTTTATTATTGTAACGCTCATGATGCCGACCGAGGTGCTGATCCTCGGGCTCTTCAACCTGATCGCGAACAAACCTGCAGCCAGCCTGCTCCAATGGGCATCCTGGGTTTTCAACCCCGTCAAACTGCTGTTCCATCCCATTGCATACGGTTTCGGCTGGTCCAATACAAACCTCGCCATCATCGTTCCCTTTCTCGCCTCTGCGACGGGCGTCTTTCTTTTCATCCAGCACTTCAACTCTGTTCCCCGCTCCCTGGTTGATTCTTCCAGAATAGACGGAACAGGCCCTATAGGCTTTATTTTCCACATCCTTATTCCCATGAGCTGGAACACCATCGGAGCCCTGGCGCTGATTCAATTTGTCTATGTCTGGAACCAATATCTCTGGCCAAGGGTGATCGTCCGTTACGATGCCAATCAGGTGGTACAGGTCGGGATGAATAAAATCATTGCAATCGGCGATTCGGTCGCCTGGGGAGAGGTTATGTCCGGTGCCATCATCGCCATGATACCGCCCTTGATTATCTTTGCCCTGCTGTACAATGCTTTTATGAAGGGGTATGCGCTGAGTTCCGATAAGTAATGGATAGATGTTCTGTCCCGTAACACGAAAAAAGGAGGAAAAGACAATGCAGATGGAGATCATCGATTTAACTCCCGAAACAATCGCCGACTACGGCGTTTGCGGATACAAGGATGTGAAAAAGCACCTGGAACTACGAAAGAAAATCGACTGGTTTGCGGAATACTATCCGAAGGGGCTACGAATAAAGGTGCTCCTTGCGCAGCCCGGAGGCTATCAGGGAATGATCGAATACCTCCCCGCATCCTATGCGCATCGTCCGGTGGCGGCCGAGGGATATATGTTTGTTCAATGCCTTTTTGTCGGCTTCAAAAACGAATTCAAGGGAAACGGCCACGGGAGCTCCCTCATCGCCGCCTGCCTGGACGATGCAAAAGAGCAAAACATGGCCGTGGTTGCCAGGAAAGGCTCTTTTATGGCGGACAACAGGATCTTCCTCAAAA containing:
- a CDS encoding YoaP domain-containing protein, whose translation is MQMEIIDLTPETIADYGVCGYKDVKKHLELRKKIDWFAEYYPKGLRIKVLLAQPGGYQGMIEYLPASYAHRPVAAEGYMFVQCLFVGFKNEFKGNGHGSSLIAACLDDAKEQNMAVVARKGSFMADNRIFLKSGFRIVDSSKPDFDLLVNQFDDRVPAPRFKKAEMQESLKQYSDGLTIIRSVQCPYTEKNVNAIVKTAQSQFHLDPNVIDLNDAASAQASPSPFGSFCIIYNGRIISHHPISNKRFENIMHSVRNPGDK
- a CDS encoding carbohydrate ABC transporter permease, which encodes MNIFDQGENAVFRGTWKAVLFLLPTILILIVFLYFPAWHSLVMSFFRNNLFLGTHTFIGLGNYRNLFTGPLAPAFLQSLTQTLLISLLIVFIGISASIFLAIQANKKIKGGTVYRMLLIWPFALSPAVAGTIFLFIFNPEVGIMNTLLDFLFSVKPRWLDSPLLALTLVVFAAVWKYLGYNIVFYLAALQNIPTEPLEAADIDGAGAWRKFFNVLYPLLSPTTFFLVFTNISYAFFETFGLIDILTTGGPVGPPTVLDKTGITTTLMYKVFQDGFGGSSNMGFAAAESVILTIMVGVVAYFQFSSMGKGIHYQG
- a CDS encoding carbohydrate ABC transporter permease; amino-acid sequence: MNKKKKGALWVHIVLCTAVILVCFPIVFALIKSTQNTAQVLSPSLKIGSSFFHNFKRAFFDYKLWIYMKNSLVISVYVTLGKIILSFLAAFALVYFKFKGKKIIFIFIIVTLMMPTEVLILGLFNLIANKPAASLLQWASWVFNPVKLLFHPIAYGFGWSNTNLAIIVPFLASATGVFLFIQHFNSVPRSLVDSSRIDGTGPIGFIFHILIPMSWNTIGALALIQFVYVWNQYLWPRVIVRYDANQVVQVGMNKIIAIGDSVAWGEVMSGAIIAMIPPLIIFALLYNAFMKGYALSSDK